The following are encoded together in the Aquificaceae bacterium genome:
- a CDS encoding lysophospholipid acyltransferase family protein → MKRLRYRISVFLAPFVAFLLRLIHKTIRWDRRIDYELYRGKIIALLHGNALGVAMLGIDRGIYALVSRFRDGDIAEKFLLSLGYRVVRGSSEEGKPQKGGSVGLLRLIKVLKEGNTVAITVDGPKGPYGKVKAGVILLAQKTGVPIIPVYVDFEWYIRLKTWDRLIIPIPFSRAKVRIGNPLWVLPEDSIEAKREELEKVLSSLSLGRFSERALELKES, encoded by the coding sequence TTAAGATATAGGATATCTGTCTTTTTAGCCCCCTTTGTGGCTTTTTTACTAAGGCTAATTCATAAAACCATAAGGTGGGACAGGAGAATAGACTACGAGCTTTACAGAGGCAAAATAATAGCTCTTCTTCATGGAAACGCTCTTGGTGTTGCCATGCTTGGCATAGATAGAGGCATTTACGCCTTGGTGAGTAGGTTTAGAGATGGGGACATTGCGGAGAAGTTTCTCCTTAGTCTTGGCTATAGGGTGGTAAGAGGTTCAAGCGAAGAGGGAAAGCCACAAAAGGGTGGAAGTGTAGGACTTCTTAGATTGATAAAGGTCCTCAAGGAGGGAAACACAGTTGCCATAACGGTGGACGGACCAAAGGGTCCCTATGGAAAGGTAAAGGCGGGTGTAATCTTATTGGCACAGAAAACAGGAGTGCCAATAATCCCAGTATATGTGGACTTTGAATGGTATATAAGGCTAAAAACTTGGGATAGGCTAATTATCCCCATCCCCTTCTCAAGGGCAAAGGTTAGGATTGGAAATCCTCTATGGGTTCTGCCAGAGGATAGCATAGAGGCTAAGAGGGAGGAGTTGGAAAAGGTCCTTTCCTCTCTTTCTTTGGGAAGATTTTCTGAGAGAGCTTTGGAGCTAAAAGAAAGCTAA
- a CDS encoding helix-turn-helix transcriptional regulator, whose translation MKKEKTRLYTIGVVASMFNVHPQTLRLYEKEGLIKPTRSKGRTRYYTEEDIQRIELILTLSRDLGVNLAGIDIILRMKEQIEELEMQVQKLIEFIQREFSEVYQRDEGIKSIVLAERRDILKLIKER comes from the coding sequence ATGAAGAAGGAAAAGACAAGACTATACACTATAGGCGTAGTGGCAAGCATGTTTAACGTACATCCACAGACTCTAAGACTCTATGAAAAGGAAGGGTTAATAAAGCCTACAAGAAGCAAGGGCAGGACAAGGTATTACACAGAAGAAGATATACAAAGAATTGAGCTTATCCTAACTTTGAGTAGAGACTTGGGTGTAAACCTTGCAGGCATTGATATAATACTTAGAATGAAGGAACAGATAGAAGAGCTTGAGATGCAGGTGCAGAAGCTAATAGAATTTATACAGAGGGAGTTTTCAGAGGTTTATCAAAGAGACGAAGGTATAAAGTCTATAGTCTTAGCGGAAAGAAGGGACATCCTCAAGTTAATAAAGGAACGGTAA